The Sulfuriferula thiophila genome window below encodes:
- a CDS encoding pyridoxal phosphate-dependent aminotransferase encodes MELSNRVQAIKPSPTLAVTARAAKLKAEGKDIIGLGAGEPDFDTPQHIKDAAIAAINSGFTKYTAVGGTPSLKQAVIAKFKRDNGLDYTAKQVLVSCGGKQSFFNLVQALINPGDEVIIPAPYWVSYPDIVILAGGSPVIIEAGIDQGFKITPAQLQAAITPRTRLVVINSPSNPSGAVYSLEELAALGAVLRNYPDIIIATDDMYEHIRLQDGPFSNILNACPDLYDRTMVLNGVSKSYAMTGWRIGYCAGPEKLITAMENVQSQSTSNPTSISQVAAEAALNGDQACIVPMIAAFRERHEFVVAALNTIPGVNCIYAGGAFYAFPDVSSAIQRLHQAGKITATTDIALSEYLLEKAGVAVVPGSAFGSEGYIRLSFATSMDNLKAALSRLQTWMA; translated from the coding sequence TTGGAACTCTCAAATCGCGTTCAGGCCATCAAACCCTCTCCTACACTCGCTGTTACTGCTCGCGCAGCGAAGCTTAAAGCTGAAGGAAAAGACATTATCGGCTTGGGCGCAGGCGAACCCGACTTTGACACTCCGCAACACATTAAAGATGCAGCGATTGCTGCGATTAACAGCGGTTTCACCAAATACACTGCGGTCGGCGGCACACCATCCTTAAAACAGGCGGTCATTGCCAAATTCAAACGCGACAACGGCCTGGACTATACCGCCAAGCAGGTTTTAGTCTCCTGCGGCGGCAAGCAGAGCTTTTTCAATCTGGTACAAGCCCTGATCAACCCCGGTGACGAAGTCATTATCCCGGCACCCTACTGGGTGTCATACCCTGACATCGTTATCCTTGCCGGCGGCTCACCGGTCATCATTGAAGCCGGTATCGATCAAGGTTTCAAAATTACGCCAGCGCAGTTGCAGGCAGCGATAACACCTCGCACCCGTTTGGTAGTGATCAACAGCCCGAGCAACCCAAGCGGCGCTGTGTACAGCCTGGAAGAACTGGCTGCATTAGGCGCCGTATTGCGTAACTACCCTGACATTATCATCGCCACTGACGATATGTATGAACACATCCGCCTGCAAGACGGACCGTTCAGCAACATCCTCAATGCCTGCCCCGACCTGTATGACCGCACCATGGTGCTGAATGGCGTATCCAAATCGTATGCCATGACCGGCTGGCGTATCGGCTATTGCGCCGGCCCGGAAAAGCTCATCACTGCGATGGAAAATGTGCAATCACAGTCAACCTCCAACCCCACTTCGATTTCGCAGGTCGCCGCTGAAGCCGCACTCAACGGCGATCAAGCTTGCATCGTGCCGATGATCGCCGCATTCCGCGAACGTCATGAATTCGTTGTCGCCGCACTCAACACTATTCCCGGCGTCAACTGCATCTATGCCGGCGGTGCGTTCTACGCCTTCCCTGATGTCAGCAGCGCCATCCAGCGCCTGCATCAGGCTGGCAAAATCACCGCCACCACTGACATTGCGCTGAGCGAGTATCTGCTGGAAAAAGCTGGAGTTGCCGTTGTACCTGGCTCGGCTTTCGGTAGCGAAGGTTATATCCGCTTATCATTCGCCACCTCCATGGATAATCTTAAGGCAGCATTAAGCCGGCTACAGACATGGATGGCGTAA